In Microcebus murinus isolate Inina chromosome 20, M.murinus_Inina_mat1.0, whole genome shotgun sequence, the following are encoded in one genomic region:
- the SALL1 gene encoding sal-like protein 1 encodes MSRRKQAKPQHFQSDPEVASLPRRDGDMEKGQPSRPTKSKDAHVCGRCCAEFFELSDLLLHKKNCTKTQLVLIVNENPASPPETFSPSPPPDNPEEQMSDTVNKTDQVDCSDLSEHDGPDREESMEVEAPAADKSGGGGPPAGGPQGSAAPGCSSGPSPGTSALTTSLPQLGDLTTLGNFSAINSNVIIENLQSTKVAVAQFSQEARRGGAPGGKPAVPALMEQLLALQQQQIHQLQLIEQIRHQILLLASQSADLPASSSPSQGTLRTSANPLSTLSSHLSQQLAAAAGLAQSLASQSASIGGVKQPPPIQLPQSTPGSTVIPPHSGSSPNINALAAAVTTPSSEKVASSAGASHVGNPAVSASCSPAFAISSLLSPASNPLLPQPAPANAVFPSPLPNIGTTAEDLNSLSALAQQRKSKPPNVTAFEAKSASDEAFFKHKCRFCAKVFGSDSALQIHLRSHTGERPFKCNVCGNRFSTKGNLKVHFQRHKEKYPHIQMNPYPVPEHLDNIPTSTGIPYGMSIPPEKPVTSWLDTKPVLPTLTTSVGLPLPPTLPSLIPFIKTEEPAPVPISHSAASPPGSVKSDSGVPEPAIRNLGGLPEEAEGSTLPPSSGKSEESGAVTHSVPTVGSSTLSSPAADCGPGSGTTFSNPLLPLMSEQFKAKFPFGGLLDSAQASETSKLQQLVENIDKKATDPNECVICHRVLSCQSALKMHYRTHTGERPFKCKICGRAFTTKGNLKTHYSVHRAMPPLRVQHSCPICQKKFTNAVVLQQHIRMHMGGQIPNTPVPDSYPESMESDTGSFDEKNFDDLDNFSDENMEDCPEGSIPDTPKSADASQDSLSSSPLPLEMSSIAALENQMKMISAGLAEQLQASLKSVENGSVEGDVLTNDSSSVGGDMESQSAGSPAISESTSSMQALSPSNSTQDFHKSPSVEEKPQRAVPSEFANGLSPTPVNGGALDLTSSHAEKIIKEDSLGILFPFRDRGKFKNTACDICGKTFACQSALDIHYRSHTKERPFICTVCNRGFSTKGNLKQHMLTHQMRDLPSQLFEPSSSLGPNQNSAVIPANSLSSLIKTEVNGFVHVSPQDSKDTPTSHVPSGPLSSSATSPVLLPALPRRTPKQHYCNTCGKTFSSSSALQIHERTHTGEKPFACTICGRAFTTKGNLKVHMGTHMWNSTPARRGRRLSVDGPMTFLGGNPVKFPEMFQKDLAARSGSGDPSSFWNQYAAALSNGLAMKANEISVIQNGGIPPIPGSLDSGNSSPISGLTGNLEKLQNSEPSAPLAGLEKMASSENGTNFRFTRFVEDSKEIVTS; translated from the exons ATGTCGCGGAGGAAGCAAGCGAAGCCTCAACATTTCCAATCCGACCCCGAAGTGGCCTCGCTCCCCCGGCGAGATG GAGACATGGAAAAGGGTCAACCGAGTCGCCCCACAAAGAGCAAGGACGCCCACGTCTGTGGCCGGTGCTGCGCCGAGTTCTTTGAATTATCAGATCTTCTGCTCCACAAGAAGAACTGCACGAAAACTCAATTAGTTCTCATCGTAAATGAAAATCCAGCCTCCCCACCCGAAaccttctcccccagcccccctcccGATAATCCCGAGGAACAAATGAGTGACACAGTCAACAAAACAGATCAAGTAGACTGCAGCGACCTTTCAGAGCACGACGGACCCGACAGGGAAGAGTCCATGGAGGTGGAGGCCCCTGCGGCTGACAAAAGCGGTGGCGGGGGCCCTCCGGCCGGCGGCCCCCAGGGCAGCGCGGCCCCCGGCTGCAGCAGCGGCCCCTCCCCAGGTACCTCAGCACTCACAACCTCTCTACCTCAACTCGGGGACCTGACAACACTGGGCAACTTCTCCGCGATCAACAGCAACGTCATCATCGAGAACCTGCAGAGCACCAAGGTGGCGGTGGCCCAGTTCTCCCAGGAGGCGCGGCGCGGCGGGGCCCCGGGCGGCAAGCCGGCGGTGCCCGCCCTCATGGAGCAGCTCCTGGcgctgcagcagcagcagatcCACCAGCTGCAACTGATCGAGCAGATCCGCCACCAGATACTGCTGCTGGCTTCCCAGAGCGCAGACTTGCCAGCATCTTCCAGTCCTTCTCAAGGTACTTTACGAACATCTGCCAACCCCTTGTCCACGCTAAGCTCCCATTTATCTCAGCAGCTGGCGGCGGCAGCTGGGCTAGCACAGAGCCTCGCCAGCCAGTCTGCCAGCATCGGTGGTGTGAAGCAGCCACCCCCAATCCAGCTACCTCAGAGCACGCCTGGCAGCACCGTCATTCCACCCCACAGTGGCTCTTCTCCGAATATTAACGCGCTGGCGGCCGCAGTCACCACCCCGTCCTCGGAAAAAGTGGCTTCGAGTGCTGGTGCCTCCCATGTCGGCAACCCAGCAGTCTCAGCGTCATGCTCACCAGCTTTTGCAATAAGCAGTTTGTTAAGTCCTGCATCTAATCCACTTCTACCTCAGCCGGCCCCTGCTAACGCCGTTTTCCCCAGCCCTTTGCCCAACATCGGAACAACTGCGGAGGATTTAAACTCCTTGTCTGCCTTGGCCCAGCAAAGAAAAAGCAAGCCACCAAATGTCACTGCCTTTGAAGCGAAAAGTGCTTCCGACGAGGCGTTCTTCAAACACAAGTGCAGGTTCTGCGCGAAGGTCTTCGGGAGCGACAGTGCCTTGCAGATCCACCTGCGCTCGCACACGGGGGAGAGGCCGTTCAAGTGCAACGTCTGCGGGAACAGGTTCTCCACCAAGGGGAACCTGAAAGTCCACTTTCAGCGCCACAAAGAGAAATACCCGCACATCCAGATGAACCCCTATCCCGTGCCTGAGCATCTGGACAACATCCCCACCAGTACCGGCATCCCGTATGGCATGTCCATCCCTCCAGAGAAGCCGGTCACCAGCTGGCTGGACACCAAGCCAGTCCTGCCCACCCTGACCACTTCAGTCGGCCTGCCGTTGCCCCCGACCCTCCCCAGCCTCATACCCTTCATCAAGACGGAAGAGCCAGCCCCCGTCCCCATCAGCCATTCTGCCGCCAGCCCCCCAGGCTCAGTCAAAAGTGACTCCGGGGTCCCCGAGCCGGCCATCAGAAACCTGGGTGGGCTCCCAGAGGAAGCTGAAGGGTCCACTCTGCCACCCTCCAGTGGCAAAAGTGAAGAGAGTGGCGCAGTCACCCACTCAGTCCCAACAGTGGGCAGCAGCACCCTGAGCTCCCCGGCTGCCGACTGCGGCCCAGGCAGCGGCACCACGTTCTCCAACCCTCTGTTGCCGCTCATGTCCGAGCAGTTCAAGGCCAAGTTTCCTTTCGGGGGACTCTTGGACTCAGCCCAGGCGTCAGAGACGTCCAAGCTTCAGCAGCTGGTAGAGAACATTGACAAGAAGGCCACTGACCCCAACGAGTGTGTCATCTGCCACCGGGTCCTCAGCTGTCAGAGCGCCTTGAAAATGCACTACCGGACACACACTGGGGAGAGGCCCTTCAAGTGCAAGATCTGCGGCCGGGCTTTTACCACGAAAGGGAATCTTAAAACCCACTACAGCGTGCATCGCGCGATGCCCCCGCTCAGAGTCCAGCATTCCTGCCCCATCTGCCAGAAGAAGTTCACCAATGCTGTTGTCCTGCAGCAGCACATCCGCATGCACATGGGCGGCCAGATTCCCAACACGCCAGTCCCCGACAGCTACCCCGAGTCCATGGAGTCTGACACAGGCTCCTTTGATGAGAAAAATTTTGATGACCTAGACAACTTCTCCGATGAAAACATGGAAGACTGTCCCGAGGGCAGCATCCCCGATACGCCCAAGTCTGCGGACGCGTCCCAAGACAGCTTGTCGTCTTCGCCCCTGCCCCTAGAGATGTCGAGCATCGCTGCTTTGGAAAATCAGATGAAGATGATCAGCGCGGGCCTGGCGGAGCAGCTGCAGGCCAGCCTGAAGTCGGTGGAGAATGGCTCTGTCGAGGGGGACGTCCTGACCAACGACTCGTCCTCGGTGGGTGGTGACATGGAGAGCCAGAGTGCAGGCAGCCCGGCCATCTCAGAGTCCACCTCTTCCATGCAGGCTCTGTCCCCGTCCAACAGCACCCAGGACTTCCACAAGTCACCCAGCGTTGAGGAGAAACCGCAGAGAGCGGTCCCAAGCGAGTTCGCCAACGGTTTGTCTCCCACCCCAGTGAATGGTGGGGCTTTGGATTTGACATCGAGTCATGCAGAGAAAATCATCAAAGAAGATTCTTTGGGGATCCTCTTCCCTTTCAGAGACCggggtaaatttaaaaatactgcttgCGACATTTGTGGCAAAACATTTGCTTGTCAGAGTGCCTTGGACATTCACTATAGAAGTCATACCAAAGAGAGACCATTTATTTGCACAGTTTGCAATCGTGGCTTTTCCACAAAGGGTAATTTGAAGCAGCACATGTTGACACATCAGATGCGAGATCTACCATCACAGCTCTTTGAGCCCAGTTCCAGCCTTGGCCCCAATCAGAACTCTGCAGTGATTCCCGCCAACTCGTTGTCGTCTCTCATCAAGACAGAGGTCAATGGCTTTGTGCATGTTTCTCCTCAGGACAGTAAGGACACCCCCACCAGTCACGTCCCTTCTGGGCCTCTGTCTTCCTCTGCCACTTCCCCAGTgctgctcccagctctgcccaggagaACTCCCAAACAGCACTACTGCAACACGTGTGGCAAGACCTTCTCCTCGTCGAGCGCCCTGCAGATCCACGAgagaactcacactggagagaaaccctttgCTTGCACTATTTGTGGAAGAGCTTTCACAACAAAAGGCAATCTTAAG GTGCACATGGGCACTCACATGTGGAACAGCACCCCTGCGCGACGGGGCCGGCGGCTCTCTGTGGATGGCCCCATGACATTTCTAGGAGGCAATCCCGTCAAGTTCCCAGAAATGTTCCAGAAGGATTTGGCGGCAAGATCAGGAAGTGGGGACCCTTCCAGTTTCTGGAATCAGTATGCAGCAGCGCTGTCCAATGGGCTGGCGATGAAGGCCAACGAGATCTCCGTCATTCAGAACGGTGGCATCCCTCCAATTCCTGGAAGCCTCGACAGTGGGAACAGCTCCCCGATTAGTGGGCTGACAGGAAACCTGGAGAAGCTCCAGAACTCAGAGCCCAGTGCTCCTCTGGCTGGCCTGGAGAAAATGGCAAGCAGTGAGAACGGAACCAACTTCCGCTTCACCCGCTTCGTGGAGGACAGCAAAGAGATCGTCACAAGTTAA